The Thiomicrorhabdus aquaedulcis sequence ATTGCGGGTCAAGCCCGCAATGACGTTATTGGGTCGGTCTTGTTTAACAGATTGGGAAAAGTGACCAGGCCTGGTCAAACCAAATCACCGTCATGCCGTGCCACGACACGGCATCTACCGCACGCGCCGTAAACTGCAAGAGATTGCGGGTCAAGCCCGCAATGACGTTATTGGGTTAGTCTTGTAATAACAATCCACCGTCATGCCGTGCCACGACACGGCATCTGCCTCACTCGCCGTAAACCGCTAAAGATTGCGGGTCAAGCCCGCAATGACGTTATTGGGTTAGCCTTGTAATACACAATTTATTGTGCCTGTTTACAACTGACCCGCTTGCCACAAATGCACTTGGGTGAGTTGTTTTGAACCGGCCAGTACATTGTCTAAACCACGTACTTTTAGCACTTTATTGGTCGCGTCTATTAACGCCGCCCAAACGCCCTCTTCGTCTTGCCAGGCCAGTAAATGGCAAGGTTGTGTGTTCGCTGTACTTTCGCCCTCCACCGGTTCACCGTCAACATTGACCCACCACGCGTGTTGTTGCAATACACTTAAGGCGTGCCAATCGTTACGGTGCAAAACCGTGGGTTGGGCGCTTAAACGTTGCGGATTTAAAGCCTTAACCTCAAGACCCTGCAATGCCTGGGTTAACCAGCCCTGGTAGAGTTGACTCACTTCAATTAAGTACCGACATTCGCCAATGTTCTTTAGTTCAGCCGGGCTTAAACCTAAATAGTCGGCCAAGGCGTAGGCGTCTTCTAACAACTCCACCATGCTTTTGCATTGCATGGGGCGGCACGGCAATTGCGCTAACGCCATGTGCAAGCGGCAACCAATCAGCTCTGGAAAACGCGCCGCCAATGACAACGCCATCGAGTTAATGCGCGGCAACGTTTGCAAGGCGTTTAAACGCTGCTCGTCCATTAAACACACCTCGACTTGCTGGGCAATGTCGTCGTTTACGATGCGCAACCGCAAGTTACGCAAAAATCGAATGGTTTCATCTTTGCCCGGCCAGCCCATCTGTTTGGCCATGAGCTGGCGTTTACCGCCCAATAACCCCACCACTTCGGGTTCACTTAGCCCAGCGCTGACCAAACGCCACGCCAACATGGGCGAGTTGTCCAGCAGTTCGAGCATTTGCGGATATTTTCCCGCGTAATGCAACAAGCTTAATTGATGAGTGGGAAACAGCGCGCAACTCTCTTGCACCCATTTGGGAATGGGTTTGCGCCATGCGTTAATGTGCGCGGTGTTGGCCCAAGCCAGCACCTGTAAATTAGACGGATAGGCGTCCACCTTGGCCGCACTCATCATCATTGCGTCCCAACTGGGCACGCTTACCACGCCTAAGGCCGGAAATATTTTGCGGCAATCAATCCACAAGGTGTGTTCGGACTCATCCCAAAAACTAAATTTGGCCAGTTGCAATTGCTTGCGCTGATCCAGCGTGAGTGGGCTTTGCTCTACCAACTGGCAATCACTCTAAAAAACAGGGTTTTAATGTATTCGGTTTCTGGAATGGCGGGATGCACTGGGTGGTCGGGACCTTGATGCCCTTGCTCAAACAACTGTACGTTGCGATCAATGTGACGACTGGCCGACTGCACCGCTTGCACTAAATTGTCGCGTGTTAAATGGTGTGAACACGACGCCGACACCAGAATGCCGTCGGGTGCAAGCACGCGCATGGCAATTTCGTTAATACGGCGATAGGCTTCAAAACCGGCTTTAAAATCTTTTTTACGTTTTACAAACGCCGGCGGGTCAATAATCACCACGTCAAATTTTTCGCCTTCCATGCGCAACGCGTTCAACACATCAAACGCATTACCTTGAATGGTGGTCATTTTTTCGCTCACCCCGTTTAACGCGGCATTGCGGTCAACACCATCCAGCGCAAACTCCGACGAATCGACGCACGTGACCGACTCGGCACCCGCTGTGGCCATTGCCACGCCCCAACCGCCTAAATAACTAAACACGTCCAAAACGCGCTTGCCTTTTACCAGGGTTTGCAAGCGCGCACGCGCCATACGGTGGTCGTAAAACCAACCGGTTTTTTGTCCACCCACCACGGGGATAATAAAGCGCGTGTTGTTTTCAACAATTTCAATTTGCTCGGGTAATTCACCAAACACCACTTCTTCGTACAGGGGCAAGCCTTCGAGTTGACGACTGGCCGAGTCGTTGCGCATCACAATGGCGTCGGGATGATACAAATTAATCAGTACCTGAATAATATCGTCTTTGGCCAGCTCCATACCAGCGGTGGTAATTTGCACCACAAACACCGCACCAAAACGATCAATGACCAGGCCTGGTAAGCCGTCGCCTTCGCCAAACACCAACCGATAAAACGGTTGGTCAAAATGCAACTCGCGCAACGCTTGCGCTTCTTGTAAGCGCTTTTTAAAGAATTTAAGGTTTAACTCTAACTTAGCACTGCGGCTCAACAAACGCCCACAAATCAAGGTATTGGGGTTG is a genomic window containing:
- a CDS encoding class I SAM-dependent rRNA methyltransferase, coding for MYPSLKLKKNEERRIKQGHVWVFSNEVDNEKTPLKEFTAGQRVVFEDSAGKPLGMGYVNPNTLICGRLLSRSAKLELNLKFFKKRLQEAQALRELHFDQPFYRLVFGEGDGLPGLVIDRFGAVFVVQITTAGMELAKDDIIQVLINLYHPDAIVMRNDSASRQLEGLPLYEEVVFGELPEQIEIVENNTRFIIPVVGGQKTGWFYDHRMARARLQTLVKGKRVLDVFSYLGGWGVAMATAGAESVTCVDSSEFALDGVDRNAALNGVSEKMTTIQGNAFDVLNALRMEGEKFDVVIIDPPAFVKRKKDFKAGFEAYRRINEIAMRVLAPDGILVSASCSHHLTRDNLVQAVQSASRHIDRNVQLFEQGHQGPDHPVHPAIPETEYIKTLFFRVIASW